From the Entomomonas sp. E2T0 genome, one window contains:
- a CDS encoding glutamine synthetase family protein, giving the protein MTVPLRADPLEASEFLKKHPEIQFVDLLIADMNGIVRGKRIERASLQKVYEKGINLPASIFALDINGSTVESSGLGLDIGEADRVCYPIAGTLCVEPWQKRPTAQLLMAMYEPEGVPFFADPREILRQIVKQFDALGLYICAAFEVEFYLIDQENINGRPQPPLSPISGKRPQSNQVYLIDDLDEYADCLQDILDGAKVQGIPADAIVKESAPAQFEVNLHHVTDPLRACEYAILLKRLIKNIAYDHEMDTTFMAKPYPKQAGNGLHLHVSIVDKEGNNIFTSDDAEQNKTLRHAVGGVLETLPKSMAFLCPNVNSYRRFSSQFYVPNAPTWGLDNRTVAIRIPTDTPSAVRIEHRVAGADANPYLLMAGLLAGIHHGLTNKIEPTEAVEGNAYEQYEASLPNNLRDALRELDDSEVFARYIDPKYIDIFVACKESELEEFELSISDLEYNWYLHTV; this is encoded by the coding sequence ATGACAGTACCCCTGCGTGCTGATCCATTAGAAGCAAGTGAGTTTTTAAAAAAACACCCAGAAATACAGTTTGTTGATTTATTAATTGCTGATATGAATGGGATTGTTCGTGGTAAGCGCATAGAACGAGCTAGTTTACAAAAAGTTTATGAAAAAGGGATTAATCTTCCAGCCTCCATTTTTGCTTTAGATATTAATGGTTCTACTGTAGAAAGTTCAGGATTAGGGCTTGATATCGGTGAGGCAGATCGAGTTTGCTATCCCATTGCTGGCACATTATGTGTTGAGCCTTGGCAAAAAAGACCAACGGCACAATTATTAATGGCTATGTATGAGCCTGAGGGTGTTCCTTTTTTTGCGGATCCTCGTGAAATTTTAAGGCAAATAGTAAAACAGTTTGATGCGTTAGGATTATACATTTGCGCTGCTTTTGAGGTGGAGTTTTATTTAATTGATCAAGAAAATATCAATGGCCGACCTCAACCTCCACTTTCGCCTATTTCGGGTAAACGACCTCAGTCTAATCAAGTTTATTTAATCGATGATCTAGATGAATATGCAGATTGTTTACAAGATATTTTAGATGGTGCAAAAGTACAGGGTATTCCCGCTGATGCTATTGTAAAAGAAAGTGCGCCGGCTCAATTTGAGGTGAATTTACACCATGTAACGGATCCTCTTAGGGCTTGTGAGTATGCTATTTTACTTAAACGATTAATTAAAAATATTGCATATGACCATGAAATGGACACTACTTTCATGGCTAAACCTTATCCTAAACAGGCTGGTAATGGCTTGCATTTACATGTTTCTATTGTGGATAAAGAGGGTAATAATATTTTTACCTCAGATGATGCTGAGCAAAATAAAACATTGCGTCATGCCGTAGGTGGCGTATTGGAAACCTTACCTAAAAGTATGGCCTTTTTATGTCCCAATGTGAATTCTTATAGGCGTTTTAGTTCACAGTTTTATGTGCCTAATGCACCAACATGGGGATTAGATAATAGAACAGTGGCTATTCGTATTCCTACAGATACCCCAAGTGCTGTACGAATTGAACACAGAGTAGCAGGTGCAGATGCCAACCCTTATTTATTGATGGCAGGTTTATTAGCAGGTATCCATCATGGGCTTACTAATAAAATAGAGCCAACCGAAGCAGTTGAAGGTAATGCTTATGAACAGTATGAAGCGAGCTTACCTAATAATTTACGGGATGCTTTAAGAGAGTTGGATGATAGTGAGGTATTTGCTCGTTATATTGACCCAAAATATATTGATATATTTGTAGCCTGTAAAGAGAGTGAGTTGGAAGAGTTTGAACTTTCTATTTCCGATTTAGAATATAATTGGTACTTACATACTGTTTAA
- the tadA gene encoding tRNA adenosine(34) deaminase TadA has product MHPKQIIDRSQDQYFMQQAIDLAKQGAAIGEVPVGAVIVHHGTIIGRGFNQPIKLHDPSAHAEMVAIREAAKSLNNYRLIDTTLYVTLEPCSMCAGLLVHARISRLVYGTTEPKAGVIISQDQFFNKPFLNHRLIIEGGVLVDECSALLKEFFKNRRLK; this is encoded by the coding sequence ATACATCCAAAGCAAATTATTGATCGTAGCCAAGACCAATACTTTATGCAGCAAGCGATAGATTTGGCTAAACAAGGTGCGGCTATTGGAGAAGTTCCAGTAGGTGCTGTTATTGTTCATCATGGCACTATTATTGGGCGCGGCTTTAACCAACCTATTAAACTACATGATCCTAGCGCCCATGCAGAGATGGTAGCGATTCGTGAAGCAGCTAAATCACTTAATAACTATCGTCTCATTGATACAACGCTTTATGTCACATTAGAACCTTGTAGTATGTGTGCAGGGTTACTAGTACATGCTCGTATCAGTCGCCTAGTTTATGGTACTACAGAACCCAAAGCAGGCGTAATTATTAGCCAAGACCAATTTTTTAACAAACCATTCCTTAATCATCGCTTAATAATAGAAGGTGGTGTATTAGTAGATGAATGCTCAGCTTTATTAAAAGAATTCTTTAAAAATCGTCGCTTAAAGTGA
- the mltF gene encoding membrane-bound lytic murein transglycosylase MltF: MGLLKQVSQKTFLPWFCSGLMSLCLAGCDSGTSLNALEKIKQEGVLHVVTRNSPVTYFEDRNGETGFEYELAKRFAKKLGVELKVEPVNSFDDVYSKVVEGNQLVIGAASLVNTSRRNEQVTFSNPYLVVDSLVLYQRSAKRPMNVKDLIGKSILVVKGSSQADQLRALKQQYPDLEFQESDTVDVVDLLQQIEDKKIDITIINSNALAMTQVYYTGVRVGFVLEKEQKMGWVVANNPEDASVIDAINEFFEEVEESGSLARLNDRFFGHLDTLGYVGAYSFARHLQERLPKYEKYFIEYGKKNSLDWRLLAAIAYQESHWNPDAVSPTGVRGIMMLTQRTAKAMGVENRLDAKQSIMGGAKFLSIIKQSINKEVVDPDRTFFALAAYNMGQGHLADVQKIAKLNKLDANSWRDVNHVLPLISQKQWYQKTRYGYARGFETKQFVRNVRRYYDILNWLNHSQREMPNTEDPQLHIPALSRNEAMATTTKSL, translated from the coding sequence ATGGGATTATTAAAACAAGTGTCACAAAAAACTTTTTTACCTTGGTTCTGTTCAGGGTTGATGAGTTTATGCCTTGCAGGATGTGACTCAGGTACTTCGCTGAATGCTTTAGAAAAAATAAAGCAGGAAGGTGTGCTGCATGTAGTTACTCGTAATAGCCCTGTTACTTATTTTGAAGATCGTAATGGGGAAACGGGTTTTGAGTATGAGTTAGCTAAGCGTTTTGCTAAAAAGTTAGGTGTAGAACTCAAAGTAGAACCTGTTAATTCATTTGATGATGTATATAGTAAGGTTGTAGAAGGTAATCAATTAGTTATTGGGGCTGCTAGTTTAGTGAATACTTCTAGAAGAAATGAGCAGGTAACTTTTTCAAATCCTTATTTAGTTGTTGATAGCTTAGTGTTGTATCAACGTTCAGCTAAACGGCCCATGAATGTCAAAGATTTAATTGGTAAGTCTATTTTGGTTGTTAAAGGAAGTAGTCAAGCTGATCAATTAAGAGCATTAAAGCAACAGTATCCAGATTTAGAGTTTCAAGAATCAGATACAGTGGATGTTGTTGATCTTTTACAGCAGATTGAAGATAAAAAAATAGATATAACAATTATTAATTCTAATGCACTTGCTATGACACAAGTTTATTACACGGGTGTAAGAGTTGGTTTTGTTTTAGAGAAAGAACAAAAAATGGGTTGGGTAGTTGCAAACAACCCTGAAGATGCAAGTGTAATAGACGCAATTAATGAGTTTTTTGAAGAAGTTGAAGAGTCAGGTAGTTTAGCTCGTTTAAATGACCGCTTCTTTGGACACCTTGATACACTTGGTTATGTTGGTGCTTATTCTTTTGCGCGACATTTACAAGAACGTTTGCCTAAGTATGAAAAATATTTTATTGAATATGGCAAAAAGAATAGTTTAGATTGGAGATTATTGGCTGCCATTGCTTATCAAGAGTCACATTGGAATCCAGATGCAGTATCCCCTACAGGCGTTAGGGGGATAATGATGTTGACGCAAAGAACAGCAAAAGCAATGGGAGTTGAAAATCGTTTAGATGCTAAGCAAAGTATTATGGGGGGGGCTAAGTTTTTATCCATCATAAAGCAGTCAATCAATAAGGAAGTTGTAGACCCTGATCGTACCTTTTTTGCTTTAGCCGCCTATAATATGGGGCAGGGACATCTGGCTGATGTACAAAAAATAGCAAAATTAAATAAATTGGATGCTAATTCATGGCGCGATGTGAATCATGTATTACCATTAATTTCACAAAAACAGTGGTATCAAAAAACTCGTTATGGTTATGCAAGAGGTTTTGAGACTAAACAGTTTGTACGTAATGTCCGTCGTTATTATGATATTTTAAATTGGTTAAATCATTCACAACGTGAAATGCCTAATACAGAAGATCCTCAATTACATATTCCCGCATTAAGTCGTAATGAGGCAATGGCAACAACGACAAAATCACTTTAA
- a CDS encoding ribose-phosphate pyrophosphokinase, with translation MSKMMVFTGNANPDLAKRVVSQLHIPLGDVSVGKFSDGEISVEINENVRGKDVFLIQPTCAPTNDNLMELVVMADAFRRSSASRITAVIPYFGYARQDRRPRSARVPITAKVAADILDTVGVNRVLTVDLHADQIQGFFDIPVDNIYGSPVLVDDIIAQRFENLLVVSPDIGGVVRARAVAKSLGVELAIIDKRRPKANQSEVMHVIGEVENRTCILVDDMVDTAGTLCHAAKALKDFGATKVLAYCTHPILSGAAIENINGSVLDELVVTNTIPLSAKAQGCAKIRQLDIAPIVAEAVRRISNEESISAMFRY, from the coding sequence ATGTCAAAAATGATGGTTTTTACAGGGAATGCTAACCCTGATCTAGCAAAACGTGTGGTTAGCCAGCTACACATACCTCTTGGTGATGTATCTGTTGGTAAGTTCTCTGATGGTGAAATCAGCGTAGAAATTAATGAAAATGTTCGCGGTAAGGATGTTTTTTTAATTCAACCAACTTGTGCTCCAACCAATGATAACTTAATGGAATTAGTAGTAATGGCTGACGCATTCCGTCGTTCATCTGCTAGCCGTATCACGGCCGTTATTCCTTACTTTGGTTACGCTCGCCAAGATCGCCGTCCACGCTCTGCTCGTGTACCAATCACTGCTAAAGTAGCTGCTGACATACTAGACACAGTTGGTGTTAACCGTGTTTTGACTGTTGACCTTCATGCAGACCAAATTCAAGGCTTCTTTGATATTCCTGTAGATAATATCTATGGTTCACCTGTATTGGTAGACGATATCATTGCGCAACGCTTTGAAAATTTATTGGTAGTATCACCAGATATCGGTGGTGTAGTGAGAGCAAGAGCAGTTGCAAAATCATTAGGTGTTGAATTAGCTATTATCGATAAACGTCGTCCTAAAGCTAATCAATCTGAAGTGATGCATGTAATTGGTGAAGTAGAAAACCGTACCTGTATCCTTGTTGATGACATGGTAGATACAGCTGGCACTCTTTGCCATGCAGCTAAAGCGTTAAAAGACTTTGGTGCTACTAAAGTATTGGCTTACTGTACACATCCTATCTTATCAGGCGCAGCAATAGAGAATATTAATGGTTCTGTGCTTGATGAATTAGTTGTTACTAATACCATTCCGCTCTCGGCAAAAGCGCAAGGTTGTGCTAAAATTCGCCAACTCGATATTGCTCCAATTGTGGCTGAAGCAGTACGTCGTATCAGTAACGAAGAATCTATTAGCGCTATGTTCCGTTATTAA
- a CDS encoding 50S ribosomal protein L25/general stress protein Ctc, protein MVDFIIDAQARDDLGKGASRRLRRNASMVPGIIYGGDKAPKSVSVLAKDLAKLLENEAVFSHILTVNVAGQKESVLIKALQRHPAKGFVLHIDFQRMVAGQKITTTIPLHFINEATAIGVKQDGGEISHITGEVEISCLPKDLPEFIEVDMANVELDQIVHLSDLKAPKGVELVALAHNNDLPVATIHTPRVQSTDEAATGGETPTAE, encoded by the coding sequence ATGGTAGATTTCATAATAGACGCGCAAGCGCGTGATGACTTAGGGAAAGGTGCGAGCCGCCGCCTTCGTCGTAACGCAAGCATGGTTCCTGGCATTATTTATGGTGGCGATAAAGCACCTAAATCAGTGAGCGTATTAGCTAAAGACCTTGCGAAGTTATTAGAGAACGAAGCAGTTTTCAGTCATATCTTAACTGTTAACGTTGCTGGTCAAAAAGAAAGTGTGTTAATCAAAGCATTACAACGTCATCCTGCAAAAGGTTTCGTGTTACATATTGATTTCCAACGCATGGTTGCTGGTCAAAAAATTACTACAACTATTCCTTTACACTTCATCAATGAAGCTACAGCGATTGGTGTTAAACAAGATGGTGGGGAAATCTCTCACATCACTGGTGAAGTTGAAATTAGCTGCTTACCAAAAGACTTACCAGAGTTTATTGAAGTAGATATGGCGAATGTTGAACTTGACCAAATCGTTCACTTATCAGACCTTAAAGCACCTAAAGGTGTAGAACTTGTAGCATTAGCTCACAATAATGACTTACCTGTTGCTACTATTCACACACCACGTGTACAAAGCACTGATGAAGCAGCAACTGGTGGTGAAACACCTACAGCAGAGTAA
- the pth gene encoding aminoacyl-tRNA hydrolase translates to MTAVQLIVGLGNPGPEYDQTRHNAGALFVECIAEKYNVPLVADRKYFGLVGRFTLNGQDVRLLIPTTYMNRSGQAVTALANFYRIPTDAILVAHDELDLPPGIAKLKQGGGHGGHNGLRDIIAQCANQNNFYRLRLGIGHPGNKNLVSNFVLSRAPQAERQLLATSIEHTLDILPEIVTGDWNKAMHQLHSQKA, encoded by the coding sequence ATGACTGCCGTACAGTTGATAGTAGGTCTTGGTAATCCAGGACCAGAATATGATCAAACTAGGCATAATGCAGGAGCCCTTTTCGTTGAGTGCATTGCAGAAAAATATAATGTTCCATTAGTAGCTGATCGCAAATATTTTGGTTTAGTTGGACGTTTTACCTTAAATGGTCAAGATGTAAGATTACTTATTCCAACAACCTATATGAATCGTAGTGGTCAAGCAGTAACTGCTCTAGCCAACTTTTATCGCATTCCTACCGACGCTATATTAGTAGCACATGATGAACTTGATCTACCACCCGGCATAGCAAAACTGAAACAAGGTGGTGGTCATGGTGGTCATAACGGCTTACGTGATATTATTGCGCAATGTGCTAATCAAAATAACTTCTATCGATTACGATTAGGTATTGGCCATCCAGGTAACAAAAACTTAGTTTCAAATTTTGTATTAAGTAGAGCACCTCAAGCAGAACGCCAATTGCTGGCTACCAGCATAGAACATACACTTGATATATTACCTGAAATAGTTACAGGCGATTGGAACAAAGCCATGCACCAATTACATAGTCAAAAAGCATAA
- the ychF gene encoding redox-regulated ATPase YchF has product MGFNCGIVGLPNVGKSTLFNALTKAGIGAENFPFCTIEPNSGIVPMPDARLNILAEIVKPERVLPTTMEFVDIAGLVKGASKGEGLGNQFLANIRETDAIAHVVRCFEDDNIVHVADSVDPKRDIEIIDLELIFADLDSIEKQLQRAQKMAKGGDKEAIASKALLEKLQIHLTDGKPARSMLKDLSQEEKAKIKTFHLLTVKPVMYIANVAEDGFENNPHLDVVKAIATEEGAVVVPICNKIEAEIAELEDGEDKDMFLAELGLEEPGLNRVIRAGYELLNLQTYFTAGVKEVRAWTVKVGATAPQAAAVIHTDFEKGFIRAEVIAYDDFVQYKGESGAKEAGKWRLEGKDYIVKDGDVMHFRFNV; this is encoded by the coding sequence ATGGGGTTTAATTGCGGTATTGTTGGCTTACCAAATGTTGGTAAATCTACTTTATTTAACGCGCTTACCAAAGCAGGTATTGGCGCTGAAAACTTTCCATTCTGCACTATTGAGCCTAATAGTGGCATTGTGCCTATGCCTGATGCACGCTTAAATATTTTAGCAGAGATCGTTAAACCAGAACGTGTTCTCCCTACTACTATGGAATTCGTCGATATTGCTGGTTTAGTAAAAGGTGCTTCAAAAGGTGAAGGTTTAGGTAACCAATTTTTAGCGAATATTCGTGAAACTGATGCCATTGCCCACGTAGTACGCTGCTTCGAAGATGATAACATCGTTCATGTGGCCGATAGCGTTGATCCAAAACGTGATATTGAAATTATTGATTTAGAACTTATTTTTGCTGACCTTGATAGCATTGAAAAACAACTACAACGTGCTCAAAAAATGGCAAAAGGTGGCGATAAAGAAGCCATTGCTAGTAAAGCTTTATTAGAAAAGTTACAAATTCATTTAACTGATGGTAAACCTGCACGCTCAATGCTTAAAGATTTATCTCAAGAAGAAAAAGCAAAAATTAAAACATTCCATCTACTTACAGTAAAACCTGTTATGTATATTGCCAATGTAGCAGAAGATGGTTTTGAAAATAATCCTCACTTAGATGTTGTAAAAGCCATAGCAACTGAAGAAGGTGCTGTTGTTGTCCCTATCTGCAATAAAATAGAAGCAGAAATTGCTGAACTTGAAGATGGTGAAGACAAAGACATGTTCTTAGCAGAACTAGGCTTAGAAGAACCGGGATTAAATCGAGTAATTCGTGCAGGCTATGAGCTATTAAACTTACAAACCTATTTTACGGCTGGCGTAAAAGAGGTAAGAGCTTGGACAGTTAAAGTTGGTGCCACAGCACCACAAGCAGCAGCCGTTATTCACACCGACTTTGAAAAAGGTTTTATTCGTGCTGAAGTTATTGCTTATGATGATTTTGTTCAATATAAGGGAGAGTCTGGCGCTAAAGAAGCAGGTAAATGGCGTTTAGAGGGTAAAGATTACATTGTTAAAGATGGTGATGTTATGCATTTCCGTTTTAATGTATAA
- a CDS encoding rhodanese-like domain-containing protein, whose product MNTSRIIEFIGNHYLLCGIFLALLVVLAITEIRRGGRSIGSAQLTSLLNSDQAIIVDIRSSKDFGTGHITDSLNIPFDKFASRMVELNKYKENKIIVIVDNQGQQSGPICRDMKKIGFNVAKLGGGISNWKADGLPLVKKKAKA is encoded by the coding sequence ATGAATACTTCTCGAATTATAGAATTTATTGGCAACCACTATCTTTTGTGTGGTATTTTCTTAGCCTTATTAGTAGTATTGGCTATCACTGAAATACGTCGTGGTGGTCGTAGTATTGGCTCTGCTCAACTCACATCATTACTTAATAGTGATCAAGCCATCATAGTGGACATTCGCTCCTCAAAAGATTTTGGCACAGGTCATATTACTGACTCACTTAATATTCCCTTTGATAAGTTTGCATCACGCATGGTGGAACTTAATAAGTATAAAGAGAATAAGATAATTGTTATCGTGGATAATCAAGGTCAACAAAGTGGACCTATCTGCCGTGATATGAAAAAGATAGGATTTAATGTAGCAAAATTGGGTGGAGGTATTTCCAACTGGAAAGCGGATGGTTTACCTTTAGTCAAAAAGAAAGCAAAGGCATAG
- the grxC gene encoding glutaredoxin 3 has translation MAKIIIYTSAWCPYCMKAKQLLTHKGVGFQEITVDGKPEVRTEMREKAGKNTVPQIWINDQHIGGCDDLFALENAGKLDSLLTTN, from the coding sequence ATGGCTAAAATCATTATTTATACAAGTGCTTGGTGTCCTTATTGTATGAAAGCTAAACAGTTGTTAACTCACAAGGGCGTTGGCTTTCAAGAAATTACTGTGGATGGCAAGCCAGAAGTCCGTACTGAAATGAGAGAAAAAGCTGGTAAAAATACTGTTCCACAAATTTGGATTAATGACCAACATATTGGTGGTTGCGATGATCTATTTGCATTAGAAAATGCAGGAAAACTAGATTCATTACTTACAACGAACTAA
- the secB gene encoding protein-export chaperone SecB — protein sequence MSEQNNAQEPQFSIQRIYVRDVSFESPKTPDIFLKEWKPAVNLDLNTRQNSLEDSVYEVVLTLSATAKIDDDVAFIAEVQQAGIFLIKGLGADDVSHMLGSFCPNLLFPYARETLDNLVVKGSFPALMLAPINFDALYQQELERMKQESSTQKQ from the coding sequence ATGTCTGAACAAAATAACGCTCAAGAACCACAATTTTCCATTCAACGTATCTATGTACGTGATGTATCTTTTGAGTCACCCAAAACACCTGATATCTTTTTAAAAGAATGGAAGCCGGCGGTTAACCTAGATTTAAATACTCGTCAAAACTCTTTAGAAGACAGTGTATATGAAGTTGTTTTAACACTTTCTGCTACTGCTAAAATTGATGATGATGTAGCTTTTATTGCTGAAGTACAACAAGCTGGTATTTTCTTAATCAAAGGACTTGGCGCAGATGATGTAAGCCATATGCTTGGTTCATTCTGCCCTAATTTACTTTTCCCTTATGCTCGTGAAACCTTAGATAACCTAGTAGTAAAAGGTTCATTCCCTGCATTAATGCTTGCTCCAATTAATTTTGATGCATTATATCAACAAGAGTTAGAGCGTATGAAGCAAGAAAGTTCTACCCAAAAGCAATAA
- the speG gene encoding spermidine N1-acetyltransferase: MAIIENSTIQLRPLERKDLKFVHQLDNNANVMRYWFEEPYEAFVELIDLYDKHIHDQSERRFIIQSQAKPIGLVELMEINHIHRNAEFQIIIDPAYQGKGYASKATKLAMEYAFNILNLYKLYLLVDQENEKAIHIYSKLGFIKEGLLHHEFFVNGKYRDVIRMCTFQDQFFTLKNK; encoded by the coding sequence ATGGCTATTATTGAAAATAGTACTATTCAACTAAGACCGTTAGAGAGAAAAGACTTAAAATTTGTTCACCAACTTGATAATAATGCTAATGTTATGCGTTATTGGTTTGAAGAGCCTTATGAAGCATTTGTTGAGCTAATTGATCTGTATGATAAACATATTCATGACCAAAGTGAGCGTCGTTTTATTATTCAAAGTCAAGCAAAGCCTATCGGCCTTGTTGAACTAATGGAAATTAATCATATTCATCGTAATGCAGAATTCCAGATTATTATTGATCCTGCTTATCAAGGCAAAGGCTATGCTAGCAAAGCAACTAAATTAGCTATGGAATATGCATTTAATATTCTAAATCTTTATAAACTTTATCTATTAGTAGACCAAGAAAATGAAAAAGCTATTCATATCTATTCAAAATTAGGGTTTATTAAAGAAGGTTTACTACATCATGAATTCTTTGTTAATGGCAAATACCGTGATGTTATTAGAATGTGCACGTTTCAAGATCAGTTTTTTACGCTAAAAAATAAATAA
- a CDS encoding energy transducer TonB, with the protein MMNETERNNYLAAMQIDTWLPRVILPNAAPSIINTDSAVISESFISQSVLKKVTEEIIVDVTIEEKVTTIEPIIVEQPYTPEITPLATSSDETPHFSLQLMQAGRCLLLVELPTGTAFQIRDPAYQLLRNILRAAKLPDSPQLLGDIVHWPLFKQISIPQGTKEAQEFLQSFISTYQEQATDSCCLWLIGLSTIRYTIGLDEQDYYQTPIVDLLGQTLLSPSLELLIDNPQYKANLWQSIRQLIPLWQV; encoded by the coding sequence GTGATGAATGAAACTGAACGTAATAATTACTTAGCAGCCATGCAAATTGATACTTGGCTACCTCGAGTAATATTACCTAATGCGGCCCCTTCTATTATAAATACTGATTCAGCAGTTATTAGTGAGTCTTTCATATCCCAATCCGTATTAAAAAAAGTCACTGAAGAGATTATAGTAGATGTAACTATCGAAGAAAAAGTTACTACTATTGAGCCAATTATTGTAGAACAACCTTATACCCCAGAAATCACACCATTAGCTACTTCTTCTGATGAAACACCTCACTTCTCATTACAATTGATGCAAGCTGGCCGTTGTTTACTTTTAGTAGAATTACCCACTGGTACCGCATTCCAAATCAGAGACCCTGCTTATCAATTACTGCGTAATATTTTACGTGCTGCTAAATTGCCAGATAGCCCTCAATTACTAGGTGATATTGTTCATTGGCCACTTTTTAAACAGATTTCCATTCCACAAGGCACAAAAGAAGCACAAGAATTTTTACAAAGCTTTATTAGTACCTATCAAGAACAAGCAACTGATAGTTGTTGCCTATGGTTAATTGGATTATCAACTATTCGCTATACTATTGGTCTAGATGAACAAGATTATTATCAAACGCCTATTGTAGATTTACTGGGCCAAACCCTGCTCAGCCCTAGCTTAGAATTATTAATTGATAACCCACAATACAAAGCCAATCTTTGGCAGAGTATTCGCCAATTGATTCCCCTATGGCAAGTATAA
- the rimI gene encoding ribosomal protein S18-alanine N-acetyltransferase — translation MASITNLFFRKMTIDDVDAVYAIEQQAHYHPWSKTLINDAVTSYQCWLLFNQQQLAGYGIVKIVADEAELLNIVINPPQQNKGLGKVLLEHLMKETEQLGAKECFLEVRESNLSAYHLYESYGFNEIGRRTNYYPTPKGHEDALIMAYLLAID, via the coding sequence ATGGCAAGTATAACTAATCTCTTTTTCCGTAAAATGACAATAGATGATGTAGATGCTGTTTATGCAATAGAACAACAAGCTCACTATCACCCTTGGTCAAAAACTTTAATCAATGATGCCGTCACTAGTTACCAATGTTGGTTATTATTTAATCAACAGCAATTAGCAGGCTATGGTATCGTCAAAATTGTTGCAGATGAAGCCGAGCTGCTTAATATTGTCATTAATCCTCCACAACAAAATAAAGGATTGGGTAAAGTCTTATTAGAACACCTAATGAAAGAAACTGAACAACTAGGTGCTAAAGAATGCTTTTTAGAAGTACGAGAAAGTAATTTAAGTGCTTATCATCTCTATGAAAGTTATGGTTTTAATGAAATAGGACGCCGTACAAACTATTACCCTACCCCTAAAGGCCATGAAGATGCATTAATTATGGCTTATTTACTTGCAATCGACTAA